One genomic region from Candidatus Bathyarchaeia archaeon encodes:
- a CDS encoding ubiquitin-like small modifier protein 1, with the protein MLMIRLEMVEEKLTMKVKVKFFAALRDLAGLKEADVELADGSTVTDLLQELTNRFGEPFKKYVFDEKTGKPRGYLQFLLDGRNISNIEGFNTKLKGGENFAIIPPVGGGQTSLR; encoded by the coding sequence ATGTTGATGATTCGATTAGAAATGGTGGAGGAGAAGCTCACAATGAAGGTAAAGGTGAAATTCTTCGCCGCGTTAAGGGACCTAGCAGGTTTAAAGGAAGCCGACGTAGAGTTGGCGGACGGTTCGACCGTAACCGACCTACTGCAAGAGCTTACAAACCGGTTTGGAGAACCGTTTAAAAAATACGTTTTCGACGAAAAGACGGGTAAGCCGAGGGGCTACCTGCAGTTCCTGCTTGATGGGAGAAACATATCAAATATAGAGGGGTTTAACACAAAGCTGAAAGGGGGAGAAAACTTCGCCATAATACCTCCAGTCGGAGGGGGACAAACGAGCCTAAGATGA
- a CDS encoding tRNA (N(6)-L-threonylcarbamoyladenosine(37)-C(2))-methylthiotransferase yields MTRPPTIYLENYGCTSNLFDYEVIRGILRNIGYVLTENEQNADAVIINSCGVKKQTEDKILHRLKQVNSLGKPVIVTGCLPKINLNAIFKAVPEAWTLDPASLYKLPEVLQKAVKANPTTLKLTEYTVKLLMPKFRCNRLREIVLISEGCLGECTYCCARNARGRLASYPPEMIISTVKKAVGEGVKEICLTAQDTGSYGLDIGTTLPSLLQRIIDIPGDFKVRLGMMNPDRAFRLRPSLIPLLKHEKMYRFLHIPVQSGSDKALTHMKRRYTRSEFIELVKAVRESVEDVTIATDVIVGYPTESEDDFQETITLLEETKPQVVNVSRYTPRPQTPAAKLPPLPKTTVTNRLKHISNICRRIALRWNSLTLHKKYQVRILEKSSRGNYVGRTHNYRRVIITYSPRNLLGETALVRIEGFTERYLLGSIVEDPHD; encoded by the coding sequence ATGACGAGGCCTCCAACCATATACCTTGAAAACTATGGATGCACCTCTAACTTATTCGACTATGAGGTTATAAGGGGAATCCTGAGAAACATAGGATACGTGTTAACGGAGAATGAGCAAAACGCCGACGCGGTCATCATCAATAGCTGCGGCGTCAAAAAGCAAACTGAAGATAAAATTCTCCATCGATTAAAACAGGTTAACTCGCTCGGGAAGCCGGTCATCGTCACCGGATGCCTACCTAAAATAAATTTAAACGCCATTTTTAAAGCGGTTCCAGAAGCTTGGACACTTGACCCTGCCTCGCTTTATAAACTGCCTGAAGTTTTACAGAAGGCCGTGAAGGCGAATCCTACAACCCTAAAGCTTACCGAATACACCGTTAAACTGTTGATGCCCAAGTTCAGGTGTAATAGGCTTAGAGAAATCGTGCTGATCTCTGAAGGATGCCTAGGCGAATGCACCTACTGTTGCGCTAGAAACGCTAGGGGAAGACTGGCCTCCTATCCACCTGAGATGATAATTTCAACTGTTAAGAAAGCTGTAGGAGAAGGCGTGAAGGAGATATGCTTGACGGCTCAAGACACAGGGTCTTACGGCCTTGACATCGGAACAACCCTTCCCAGCCTCCTGCAACGCATCATAGACATTCCTGGGGATTTTAAGGTTCGTTTAGGGATGATGAACCCTGATCGAGCATTTAGGCTTAGGCCGTCCCTGATCCCCTTGTTGAAACATGAGAAAATGTACAGGTTCCTGCATATCCCAGTTCAATCGGGTTCAGATAAGGCTCTTACACATATGAAGAGGCGTTATACTCGATCGGAGTTCATTGAGCTCGTGAAGGCCGTTAGGGAAAGCGTGGAGGACGTTACCATCGCGACGGATGTAATAGTAGGCTACCCGACGGAGAGTGAAGACGATTTCCAGGAAACCATCACCTTGCTGGAGGAGACGAAACCTCAAGTCGTAAATGTTTCAAGATATACCCCAAGGCCCCAAACCCCGGCGGCGAAGCTCCCACCACTCCCCAAGACAACGGTGACAAACCGCTTAAAACACATTTCAAACATATGCCGAAGAATCGCCCTCAGATGGAACAGCCTAACCCTCCATAAGAAATATCAAGTGAGGATCCTAGAAAAGAGCAGTAGGGGAAATTATGTGGGGCGAACGCATAACTATCGACGAGTAATCATCACATATAGTCCCCGGAACCTGCTGGGAGAAACCGCCTTAGTGAGAATCGAGGGTTTTACTGAGAGATACCTTCTAGGATCCATCGTAGAGGACCCTCATGATTAA
- a CDS encoding CehA/McbA family metallohydrolase encodes MKVKIDLHVHTVNSRDGYTTPREIPCILRRKGLDGIAVTDHDVNFRVKVEGCLILPGIEVSTHEGHIVGLGVLDPVPKNRDPWETVDLIRSQGGLVVIPHPYDMLSHSVDPMKLGRCVDAIEVSNASAIQLRRKKIFEVAEFFNLAKIGGSDSHLPQTIGDAYTVIEVDSPSVEDVLKSIASRRTEVVSGRTSVLHMLLKVKKDLLRYGWNRQV; translated from the coding sequence TTGAAGGTTAAAATAGACCTCCATGTTCACACCGTGAACTCTAGAGACGGCTACACCACGCCTCGAGAAATCCCGTGCATCCTAAGGAGAAAGGGATTAGATGGGATAGCGGTTACCGATCATGACGTAAACTTCAGAGTCAAAGTGGAAGGCTGTTTAATTTTGCCAGGGATCGAAGTGTCCACTCACGAGGGTCACATAGTCGGGTTAGGGGTATTAGACCCAGTGCCCAAAAACCGTGACCCCTGGGAAACTGTTGATTTAATTCGATCTCAAGGCGGATTAGTCGTCATCCCCCATCCATACGACATGCTTTCTCACAGCGTAGACCCGATGAAATTGGGAAGGTGCGTGGACGCCATTGAAGTATCTAACGCGTCTGCGATACAACTTCGCCGAAAAAAAATCTTCGAGGTAGCTGAGTTTTTCAATTTAGCTAAGATTGGGGGAAGCGACTCACACCTGCCGCAGACGATAGGAGACGCTTACACCGTAATCGAAGTTGACTCTCCATCCGTCGAGGACGTTTTAAAGTCCATCGCGTCGCGGAGGACTGAAGTGGTTTCTGGTCGAACCAGCGTCCTTCACATGTTGTTGAAGGTTAAGAAGGATTTACTCCGGTATGGTTGGAATAGGCAAGTCTAA
- the metG gene encoding methionine--tRNA ligase — MGKWIVCSAWPYVNTIPHLGTFIHLLSADVYSRYLKLKGEQVVSVTGSDEHGTPIELEAIRRGVSPKTITDRYHHAILTLLERYDVKFDNYTRTENPVHIEVVQSIFKKIYDNGYVFSQEVTLPYCERCGRYLPDRFIEGECPQCHFEAAKGDQCDQCGIVLEPSDLINPHCVFCGLKPTSRKSKHWFFDLPKFADRLEEYLNSNPQLPENARNFSYRWLRDGLKARAATRDNRWGIPAPFPGAEGKTIYVWLEAVLGYVSATVEWSRRMGDPEQWKRFWFGRDTKSVYFIGKDNIPFHTIIFPALLMASGDEYVLPWQVSSTEFILYESQKFSKSRRVGVWVDEALEIAEAEYWRYVLIALRPEAKDANFTWKEFQSKINVDLNDVLGNFVFRTLSFIKSRYNSKIPRRWQIRDSDREIIKLIEESPRKIGELMDKVRLRDAVSEVIGMARKGNQYLSANEPWHKLKNEPQSAETTLNLCGQLIHSLSILLWPFMPKTAETIRKQLSLKPAEEARWDDAGELKLEEGHSIEAVQPIFRKINLEELKVKVDEAKRKRFEG; from the coding sequence ATGGGAAAATGGATTGTATGCTCAGCGTGGCCGTATGTTAACACGATCCCTCATCTAGGAACATTCATACACCTTTTGTCAGCCGACGTTTACTCCAGGTACCTGAAGCTTAAAGGTGAGCAGGTGGTATCGGTCACAGGTTCAGACGAGCATGGAACCCCAATAGAGTTAGAGGCCATAAGGAGGGGGGTGTCTCCGAAAACAATAACAGACAGATATCATCACGCCATCTTAACCCTTCTCGAGAGATACGATGTTAAATTCGATAATTACACTCGAACCGAAAACCCAGTTCACATAGAAGTGGTCCAAAGCATATTTAAGAAGATCTACGACAATGGCTACGTTTTCTCCCAGGAGGTAACGCTTCCATACTGTGAGCGATGCGGCAGGTACTTGCCAGACCGCTTCATAGAAGGGGAGTGTCCCCAATGCCACTTCGAGGCGGCGAAAGGGGATCAATGTGACCAATGTGGAATCGTCCTAGAGCCCAGCGATCTCATCAACCCTCACTGCGTTTTCTGTGGCTTAAAGCCCACGTCGAGGAAGAGTAAACATTGGTTTTTTGACCTACCTAAATTCGCCGATCGGTTAGAGGAGTACTTGAACAGTAACCCCCAGTTGCCGGAAAACGCTAGGAATTTTTCTTACAGGTGGCTGAGGGATGGGTTAAAGGCGAGGGCGGCCACCAGGGACAACCGATGGGGGATTCCAGCCCCCTTTCCTGGGGCGGAGGGGAAAACGATATACGTGTGGTTGGAGGCCGTGTTAGGGTACGTATCGGCGACCGTGGAATGGTCAAGAAGAATGGGAGATCCTGAACAATGGAAGCGGTTCTGGTTCGGCAGAGACACAAAATCCGTGTACTTTATCGGTAAAGACAACATACCGTTTCACACAATCATATTCCCAGCCCTGTTGATGGCCTCAGGTGATGAATACGTCCTGCCATGGCAGGTATCCTCTACAGAATTCATATTATATGAGTCGCAGAAGTTCTCTAAAAGCAGAAGGGTTGGGGTTTGGGTTGACGAGGCCTTGGAAATCGCAGAGGCGGAGTATTGGAGGTATGTTCTCATAGCTCTGAGGCCTGAGGCTAAAGACGCAAACTTCACGTGGAAAGAATTTCAATCTAAAATTAATGTAGACCTCAACGACGTGTTGGGGAATTTTGTGTTCAGAACGTTAAGCTTCATTAAATCGAGGTATAACTCCAAGATTCCGCGTAGGTGGCAAATCAGAGACTCAGACAGGGAAATCATTAAGCTGATCGAGGAGTCACCGCGAAAGATCGGTGAGTTAATGGATAAGGTAAGGCTCCGCGACGCTGTCTCCGAGGTAATTGGGATGGCGAGAAAAGGGAACCAATATTTAAGCGCAAATGAACCTTGGCATAAGCTTAAAAACGAACCTCAATCAGCTGAAACCACCTTAAATCTATGCGGCCAGTTGATTCACTCCTTATCCATACTGCTCTGGCCCTTCATGCCGAAAACAGCAGAAACCATTCGGAAACAATTAAGCCTTAAACCCGCTGAGGAGGCGCGGTGGGATGACGCTGGCGAGCTAAAGCTGGAGGAAGGCCATAGCATCGAGGCGGTTCAACCCATTTTCAGGAAGATCAATCTGGAGGAATTGAAGGTTAAAGTCGACGAAGCCAAGAGGAAGAGGTTTGAAGGTTAA
- the aspS gene encoding aspartate--tRNA(Asn) ligase, producing MKENVASWRRSHYSREISPNMEGRDVTLLGWVSEKRDLGGITFIVLRDREGRVQITASKKRVPPETWGKIQSLGREYAIGVKGVVKRNDEAPGGVEVLPREVSIMGSASYPLPIDVTGRTPADLDSRLNARILDLRRPEPSAIFKIKHTAANACREYLAGEGFIEVHTPRIISTATEGGAALFSIDYFGKPAYLAQSPELYKEQLTTVFEKVFEIGPYFRAEETHTRRHLNEFTSLDIEMAFADYQEVMDVQERLIEYVVSKIVSERSEELKVLKVNLHPPRLPLKQYSYDEILKELHEAGEKLRWGDDLTTSSYRLLGKKHKKEFYFIVDWPTKVRPFYIKPFPEKPELCYAFDLMYEWIEVTSGGSRVDSKEVLIERLKEQNLKPDSFKSYLDCFDYGMPPHAGWGMGLDRFIMAILGVKNIRECVLFPRDRFRLTP from the coding sequence ATGAAGGAGAATGTAGCTTCATGGAGGAGGAGCCACTACTCCCGTGAGATATCGCCCAACATGGAGGGGCGAGATGTAACCCTGTTAGGCTGGGTCTCTGAGAAACGTGATCTAGGTGGGATAACGTTTATCGTTTTAAGGGACAGGGAGGGTAGGGTTCAAATCACAGCTTCGAAGAAAAGGGTGCCTCCTGAAACATGGGGTAAAATTCAGTCTTTGGGCAGAGAGTACGCTATCGGAGTAAAGGGAGTGGTTAAACGAAACGATGAGGCGCCTGGAGGAGTTGAAGTCCTGCCTAGGGAGGTTAGCATAATGGGGTCTGCGAGCTATCCTTTACCCATCGACGTAACAGGCAGAACCCCCGCCGATTTGGATTCAAGGCTAAACGCCAGAATCCTCGATCTACGTAGACCTGAACCCTCCGCCATATTTAAAATTAAACATACCGCCGCCAACGCGTGTAGAGAATACCTTGCCGGAGAGGGGTTTATCGAGGTTCATACCCCTAGAATAATATCAACCGCCACTGAAGGTGGCGCAGCGCTTTTTTCCATCGACTACTTCGGGAAGCCAGCTTACCTAGCTCAAAGCCCTGAGCTCTACAAGGAGCAGTTAACAACGGTTTTCGAAAAGGTCTTTGAGATAGGCCCCTATTTCAGGGCTGAGGAAACCCATACGAGAAGGCATCTAAACGAATTCACATCCCTCGACATAGAAATGGCCTTTGCCGATTACCAGGAAGTAATGGACGTGCAGGAGCGACTTATCGAGTACGTGGTTTCCAAGATAGTTTCTGAAAGAAGCGAGGAATTGAAGGTATTGAAAGTGAACCTGCATCCTCCACGGTTGCCTTTAAAGCAGTACAGCTACGATGAAATCTTAAAGGAGCTGCATGAGGCTGGTGAAAAACTGCGTTGGGGCGACGACTTAACCACCTCATCCTACAGGTTGCTCGGTAAAAAACATAAGAAAGAATTTTACTTCATAGTGGATTGGCCCACGAAGGTAAGGCCATTTTACATAAAGCCTTTCCCGGAGAAACCGGAGTTATGCTACGCCTTCGATCTGATGTACGAGTGGATTGAAGTGACCTCAGGCGGCTCTAGGGTCGACTCCAAGGAAGTTTTAATCGAAAGGTTGAAGGAGCAAAACCTTAAACCCGACTCATTCAAATCCTACCTTGACTGCTTCGACTATGGAATGCCCCCTCACGCAGGATGGGGAATGGGGTTAGACAGGTTCATAATGGCAATCCTCGGCGTAAAAAATATCAGAGAATGCGTTCTGTTTCCCCGAGACAGGTTCAGGCTAACCCCTTAA
- a CDS encoding KH domain-containing protein, producing MVKTVLDAFCVKSGILCKQCEEKVRKGQITKLDLEVIKTLTEFESKYPVLKDVFFHKAKETGDTLAILVNKKDMGKILSYGGKIIRELSDRTGKRIKILGYGSDPRELLEELFSPFSILTINTVWLPDGTTETKVILQGRKPKRIPMDFNVIRQLANEIGGLNLRIEFERT from the coding sequence ATGGTGAAAACCGTTCTCGACGCCTTCTGCGTGAAAAGCGGAATACTATGCAAACAATGCGAGGAAAAGGTTAGAAAGGGCCAGATCACAAAGTTGGACCTTGAAGTGATCAAAACTCTGACTGAGTTTGAAAGTAAGTACCCGGTTCTAAAGGATGTTTTTTTCCATAAGGCGAAGGAAACGGGTGACACCCTCGCCATCTTAGTGAACAAAAAGGACATGGGTAAAATTTTAAGCTATGGGGGCAAGATTATCAGGGAACTAAGCGACCGAACTGGTAAAAGGATTAAAATCCTAGGTTATGGTAGCGATCCTCGGGAGCTTCTGGAAGAGTTATTTAGCCCATTTTCAATTCTAACAATAAACACTGTTTGGTTACCCGACGGTACTACTGAAACAAAGGTGATTTTGCAGGGAAGGAAGCCCAAAAGAATCCCCATGGACTTCAACGTCATTCGACAGCTCGCTAATGAAATCGGCGGTTTGAATCTTCGCATCGAGTTTGAAAGAACCTGA
- a CDS encoding NAD(P)/FAD-dependent oxidoreductase gives MEDFLTVVGGGPVGCYSAIQALKLGVNVKVFEEHHAPGEPEHCTGHVSVNGLNQLKLSIPDSLIQQRITGYRFYSPSGQSLTFKFKQPQTLVIDRRGFDHWLAETVTKMGGEYYPNTRVNKIEYASQRKWKISYRDERGLRREESVPIIIDAEGFPPNLLRGVGILNQSRLGFIYGFQAWLKNVENVEEGVVEVYLTRRFSPGLYGWIAPLSNGSGKSGLGSISPDVKSMFDEFKSLHPAASKKLWKAEVLRFQSHLIPLSGPLKRTSYKGLMVVGDAASQVKQTTGGGLITGLNAARLAGEAAAQALEKGDLKVLSHYESCFQKLYSSDFKFMGLLRRVLNMFSDSALNKAFKALSSLSMEVTLEGNVELDHQLNLIFNALKNPNWVKRALTLLAVLTSKRIKALSL, from the coding sequence TTGGAAGATTTTTTAACAGTGGTAGGCGGTGGACCAGTTGGATGCTACTCCGCCATCCAAGCCTTAAAACTAGGAGTCAACGTAAAGGTTTTCGAAGAGCATCACGCTCCCGGAGAACCTGAACACTGCACAGGCCACGTAAGCGTCAATGGCTTAAACCAGCTAAAGCTGAGCATCCCAGACTCGTTAATTCAACAACGTATTACAGGATACAGGTTCTACTCGCCCTCTGGGCAGAGCTTAACGTTCAAGTTTAAACAACCACAAACCCTGGTCATCGATAGGCGTGGATTCGATCACTGGCTTGCTGAAACCGTCACTAAAATGGGTGGAGAATACTATCCCAACACGCGGGTTAACAAAATCGAATACGCCTCTCAAAGGAAATGGAAAATTTCTTACCGAGATGAGAGGGGTTTACGTCGAGAAGAGTCGGTTCCCATAATCATCGACGCGGAGGGCTTTCCACCCAACCTACTCCGTGGCGTAGGCATTTTGAATCAATCACGACTGGGATTCATATATGGGTTTCAAGCCTGGTTGAAAAATGTAGAAAACGTAGAGGAAGGCGTCGTCGAAGTCTACTTGACCAGAAGATTTTCGCCTGGACTCTACGGCTGGATAGCCCCCCTTTCAAATGGGTCAGGAAAATCCGGTTTGGGCTCCATTTCTCCTGACGTTAAATCGATGTTCGATGAATTTAAGAGCCTTCACCCCGCCGCTTCAAAAAAACTGTGGAAAGCCGAGGTTTTAAGGTTCCAATCCCATCTTATCCCTTTATCCGGGCCCTTAAAGAGGACATCTTACAAGGGTCTAATGGTCGTCGGCGACGCCGCATCGCAGGTTAAACAAACGACGGGAGGCGGGTTGATAACGGGCCTTAACGCCGCCAGGCTCGCCGGAGAAGCCGCGGCCCAAGCGTTAGAGAAAGGCGATCTGAAAGTCCTTTCACATTACGAGTCTTGCTTTCAGAAACTTTACAGCTCCGACTTCAAATTTATGGGATTGCTGAGGAGGGTTTTAAACATGTTTTCAGACAGCGCGTTAAACAAGGCTTTTAAGGCGTTGTCCAGCTTGTCCATGGAAGTTACGTTGGAGGGCAACGTTGAATTAGACCATCAACTCAACCTGATTTTCAACGCGTTGAAAAACCCTAACTGGGTGAAGAGAGCCCTCACCCTACTCGCCGTTTTAACCTCCAAACGAATAAAGGCGCTTAGCCTTTAA